A DNA window from Pleuronectes platessa chromosome 19, fPlePla1.1, whole genome shotgun sequence contains the following coding sequences:
- the myo1hb gene encoding unconventional myosin-Ih isoform X2 encodes MDKESLDERCNQILRNMEASLTARDRVGIQDFVLLDPYTSETAFLENLKKRFHENLIYTYIGTLLVTVNPYKELDIYSKKQMDTYMGVNFFELPPHIYALADNVFRTMLSEFNNHFILISGESGAGKTEASKKILQYYAVSCPSTRLLNNVRDRLLLSNPVLEAFGNAKTLKNDNSSRFGKYMDIQFDHQGGAVGGHILSYLLEKSRVVHQNHGERNFHIFYQLVDGGEDDLLLWLGLERNCQHYSYLVQGDCAKVSSINDKSDWRTVRKALSVIEFSENDIEHLFGIIASVLHLGNIRFEADGRGYASLNTNQEMHWVSKLLGIPAQVLQQGLTHRKIEAKMEEVLTPFSVDHAVYARDALAKAIYGRTFNWLVNKVNESLANKDSSRKTVIGLLDIYGFEVFNVNSFEQFCINYCNEKLQQLFIQLTLKSEQEEYDMEGIEWEPVPYFNNKIICDLVEEKYRGIISQLDEECLRPGEATDLTFLEKMEEKMGGHPHFVTHKLADQKTRKTLDRGDFRLLHYAGEVTYCVVGFLDKNNDLLYRNGKEVMRQSKNAIIKLCFPSTEPDTKRRPETVVTQFKSSLVGLTEILMSKEPWYVRCIKPNEAKQPGRFDDVLVRHQVKYLGLMEHLRVRRAGFAYRRKYEIFLQRYKPLCPETWPNWKGTAAEGVRCLVKHLGYKSNEYKMGRTKIFIRHPRTLFATEDAFQVCKHKLATRIQAKYKGYRVKGDYMKQRDAATKIENCWRGILARKEREKRSWAVKVIKKFIKGFMTRNQPACVDNSEYLAYVRQNYLTRLKENLPRTVLEKDAWLTPPPVMQEASKLLKQLYIRHMVKKYVGGITPQRRAQLLLKSQTSSMFKGKKENYSFSVCRPFLDTRISTGDIHIKVLQMIRQEQVKYSVPVVKYDRNGFRPRDRQLIFTLEAAYLVEEARIKQRIDYSSLIGVSVSNLSDNFLILHVKSDDIKKKGDLVLQCDFLFEALIKLSVIANKQNCIKVVQGSVRFDIQPGREGFVDFKSGQEFIVYRAKNGHLMVESTRTKTRL; translated from the exons ATGGACAAAGAG AGCCTGGATGAGCGGTGTAACCAGATCCTGAGGAACATGGAGGCCTCCCTGACGGCCCGGGATCGCGTGGGCATCCAGGATTTTGTTCTCTTGGACCCCTACACGAGCGAGACAGCCTTCCTGGAAAACCTGAAGAAGCGCTTTCATGAAAATCTCATTTAC ACTTACATTGGGACGCTGCTGGTGACGGTCAATCCATATAAAGAGTTAGACATCTACAGCAAGAAGCAAATGGACACCTACATGGGAGTCAACTTCTTTGAGCTGCCACCTCACAT TTATGCTCTGGCAGACAACGTCTTCCGCACCATGCTGTCTGAGTTCAACAACCACTTCATCCTGATCTCAGGGGAGAGCGGGGCTGGAAAGACCGAGGCCTCCAAGAAAATCCTGCAGTACTACGCTGTGAGCTGCCCGAGCACCAGACTCCTGAACAATGTTCGAGACAGACTCCTTCTCTCTAATCCAGTGCTGGAG GCTTTCGGAAATGCCAAAACCTTGAAGAATGACAACTCAAGCCGCTTTGGGAAATACATGGATATCCAGTTTGACCACCAG GGTGGTGCGGTCGGTGGCCACATCCTCAGTTACCTGTTGGAGAAATCCCGAGTGGTCCACCAGAACCACGGAGAGAGAAACTTCCACATCTTCTACCAGCTGGTGGACGGAGGAGAGGACGACCTGCTCCTCTGGCTCGGCCTGGAGAGAAACTGCCAGCACTACAGTTATCTGGTGCAG GGAGATTGTGCCAAAGTTAGCTCCATCAATGATAAGAGTGACTGGAGGACAGTGCGGAAAGCTCTCTCTGTCATAGAGTTCAGTGAGAATGATATTGAG CACCTGTTTGGAATCATTGCCAGCGTGCTCCACCTCGGTAACATCCGGTTTGAAGCAGACGGGCGAGGCTACGCCTCTCTCAACACCAACCAGGAGATGCACTGGGTGTCAAAG CTGCTGGGGATTCCTGCTCAGGTGCTACAACAGGGCTTAACCCACAGGAAGATTGAAGCCAAAATGGAGGAG GTGCTCACTCCCTTCTCTGTGGACCACGCAGTGTATGCCAGGGATGCCCTTGCCAAAGCCATCTATGGCCGCACTTTCAACTGGCTGGTCAACAAGGTCAATGAATCTTTAGCCAACAAG GATTCCTCCAGAAAGACAGTGATCGGTCTGCTGGACATCTACGGGTTTGAGGTTTTCAATGTGAACAG CTTTGAGCAGTTTTGCATCAACTACTGCaacgagaagctgcagcagcttttcATCCAGCTGACCCTCAAATCAGAGCAGGAGGAGTACGATATGGAAGGGATAGAA TGGGAACCGGTGCCATATTTCAACAACAAGATCATATGTGACCTCGTGGAGGAGAAATACAGAGGAATCATCTCTCAATTG GACGAGGAATGTTTACGTCCGGGAGAAGCCACAGATCTCACCTtcctggagaagatggaggagaagatgggcgGCCATCCGCATTTCGTCAC ACATAAACTTGCAGACCAAAAGACGAGGAAGACACTGGATCGGGGAGACTTCCGCCTCCTGCACTACGCAGGGGAAGTTACCTACTGTGTTGTTG GATTCTTGGACAAAAACAATGATCTCTTGTATCGTAATGGGAAAGAG GTCATGAGACAATCCAAGAACGCCATCATCAAGCTCTGTTTTCCTTCTACTGAGCCGGACACTAAGAGGAGACCTGAGACT GTGGTGACTCAGTTTAAAAGCAGCCTCGTGGGCTTGACAGAGATCCTCATGTCCAAAGAGCCGTGGTACGTCCGCTGCATTAAGCCCAATGAAGCCAAGCAGCCAG GACGCTTTGATGACGTGTTGGTGCGGCATCAGGTGAAGTACCTGGGGCTGATGGAGCACCTGAGGGTCAGGCGCGCCGGGTTTGCTTACCGCCGCAAATATGAGATCTTCCTCCAGAG GTATAAACCTCTGTGTCCTGAAACCTGGCCCAACTGGAAAGGGACGGCAGCAGAGGGGGTGCGGTGCCTCGTCAAACACTTGGGCTACAAATCCAATGAGTACAAGATGGGCAG GACAAAAATCTTCATCCGCCATCCCAGAACTCTGTTTGCAACAGAAGACGCCTTTCAGGTCTGCAAACATAAGCTAG cGACAAGGATTCAGGCCAAGTACAAAGGCTACAGGGTGAAAGGAGACTACATGAAACAGAGAGACGCTG CGACTAAGATTGAGAACTGCTGGAGAGGTATCTTGGCCAGAAAGGAGCGAGAAAAGAGATCATGGGCTGTCAAGGTCATCAAGAA GTTCATCAAAGGTTTCATGACCAGGAATCAGCCGGCCTGCGTTGACAACAGCGAGTACCTGGCGTACGTGAGGCAGAACTACCTCACCAGGCTGAAAGAGAACCTTCCCAGAACCGTCCTGGAGAAAGACGCTTGGCTCACGCCTCCGCCTGTGATGCAGGAG GCATCCAAGCTCTTGAAGCAGCTCTACATCCGCCACATGGTGAAGAAGTATGTTGGAGGAATTACTCCACAGAGGAGAGCACAG CTTCTGTTAAAGTCACAGACGAGCTCCATGtttaaaggaaagaaagaaaactactCATTCAGTGTCTGCAGACCCTTCCTGGACACCAGGATCA GCACAGGCGACATACACATCAAAGTGCTCCAGATGATACGACAGGAGCAAGTCAAG TACAGCGTGCCGGTCGTGAAGTACGACAGGAACGGCTTCAGGCCTCGTGACCGGCAGCTCATCTTCACCCTGGAAGCCGCCTACCTGGTGGAAGAGGCCAGGATCAAGCAGCGGATCGATTACAGCTCTCTGATAG GCGTATCTGTGAGCAACCTGAGCGACAACTTCCTGATCCTTCATGTTAAAAGTGATGACATCAAGAAAAAG GGGGATCTGGTGCTGCAGtgtgacttcctgtttgaggccTTGATCAAGCTGAGTGTTATAGCCAACAAGCAGAACTGCATCAAAGTGGTGCAGGGCAG TGTGCGATTCGACATCCAGCCGGGCAGAGAGGGCTTTGTGGACTTTAAGAGTGGTCAGGAGTTCATTGTCTACAGGGCAAAGAATGGCCACTTGATGGTG GAATCGACGAGAACCAAGACGAGATTATGA
- the myo1hb gene encoding unconventional myosin-Ih isoform X1 produces the protein MDKESLDERCNQILRNMEASLTARDRVGIQDFVLLDPYTSETAFLENLKKRFHENLIYTYIGTLLVTVNPYKELDIYSKKQMDTYMGVNFFELPPHIYALADNVFRTMLSEFNNHFILISGESGAGKTEASKKILQYYAVSCPSTRLLNNVRDRLLLSNPVLEAFGNAKTLKNDNSSRFGKYMDIQFDHQGGAVGGHILSYLLEKSRVVHQNHGERNFHIFYQLVDGGEDDLLLWLGLERNCQHYSYLVQGDCAKVSSINDKSDWRTVRKALSVIEFSENDIEHLFGIIASVLHLGNIRFEADGRGYASLNTNQEMHWVSKLLGIPAQVLQQGLTHRKIEAKMEEVLTPFSVDHAVYARDALAKAIYGRTFNWLVNKVNESLANKDSSRKTVIGLLDIYGFEVFNVNSFEQFCINYCNEKLQQLFIQLTLKSEQEEYDMEGIEWEPVPYFNNKIICDLVEEKYRGIISQLDEECLRPGEATDLTFLEKMEEKMGGHPHFVTHKLADQKTRKTLDRGDFRLLHYAGEVTYCVVGFLDKNNDLLYRNGKEVMRQSKNAIIKLCFPSTEPDTKRRPETVVTQFKSSLVGLTEILMSKEPWYVRCIKPNEAKQPGRFDDVLVRHQVKYLGLMEHLRVRRAGFAYRRKYEIFLQRYKPLCPETWPNWKGTAAEGVRCLVKHLGYKSNEYKMGRTKIFIRHPRTLFATEDAFQVCKHKLATRIQAKYKGYRVKGDYMKQRDAATKIENCWRGILARKEREKRSWAVKVIKKFIKGFMTRNQPACVDNSEYLAYVRQNYLTRLKENLPRTVLEKDAWLTPPPVMQEASKLLKQLYIRHMVKKYVGGITPQRRAQLLLKSQTSSMFKGKKENYSFSVCRPFLDTRISTGDIHIKVLQMIRQEQVKYSVPVVKYDRNGFRPRDRQLIFTLEAAYLVEEARIKQRIDYSSLIGVSVSNLSDNFLILHVKSDDIKKKGDLVLQCDFLFEALIKLSVIANKQNCIKVVQGSVRFDIQPGREGFVDFKSGQEFIVYRAKNGHLMVVSTDAVKSSSKPPTSDQALYVF, from the exons ATGGACAAAGAG AGCCTGGATGAGCGGTGTAACCAGATCCTGAGGAACATGGAGGCCTCCCTGACGGCCCGGGATCGCGTGGGCATCCAGGATTTTGTTCTCTTGGACCCCTACACGAGCGAGACAGCCTTCCTGGAAAACCTGAAGAAGCGCTTTCATGAAAATCTCATTTAC ACTTACATTGGGACGCTGCTGGTGACGGTCAATCCATATAAAGAGTTAGACATCTACAGCAAGAAGCAAATGGACACCTACATGGGAGTCAACTTCTTTGAGCTGCCACCTCACAT TTATGCTCTGGCAGACAACGTCTTCCGCACCATGCTGTCTGAGTTCAACAACCACTTCATCCTGATCTCAGGGGAGAGCGGGGCTGGAAAGACCGAGGCCTCCAAGAAAATCCTGCAGTACTACGCTGTGAGCTGCCCGAGCACCAGACTCCTGAACAATGTTCGAGACAGACTCCTTCTCTCTAATCCAGTGCTGGAG GCTTTCGGAAATGCCAAAACCTTGAAGAATGACAACTCAAGCCGCTTTGGGAAATACATGGATATCCAGTTTGACCACCAG GGTGGTGCGGTCGGTGGCCACATCCTCAGTTACCTGTTGGAGAAATCCCGAGTGGTCCACCAGAACCACGGAGAGAGAAACTTCCACATCTTCTACCAGCTGGTGGACGGAGGAGAGGACGACCTGCTCCTCTGGCTCGGCCTGGAGAGAAACTGCCAGCACTACAGTTATCTGGTGCAG GGAGATTGTGCCAAAGTTAGCTCCATCAATGATAAGAGTGACTGGAGGACAGTGCGGAAAGCTCTCTCTGTCATAGAGTTCAGTGAGAATGATATTGAG CACCTGTTTGGAATCATTGCCAGCGTGCTCCACCTCGGTAACATCCGGTTTGAAGCAGACGGGCGAGGCTACGCCTCTCTCAACACCAACCAGGAGATGCACTGGGTGTCAAAG CTGCTGGGGATTCCTGCTCAGGTGCTACAACAGGGCTTAACCCACAGGAAGATTGAAGCCAAAATGGAGGAG GTGCTCACTCCCTTCTCTGTGGACCACGCAGTGTATGCCAGGGATGCCCTTGCCAAAGCCATCTATGGCCGCACTTTCAACTGGCTGGTCAACAAGGTCAATGAATCTTTAGCCAACAAG GATTCCTCCAGAAAGACAGTGATCGGTCTGCTGGACATCTACGGGTTTGAGGTTTTCAATGTGAACAG CTTTGAGCAGTTTTGCATCAACTACTGCaacgagaagctgcagcagcttttcATCCAGCTGACCCTCAAATCAGAGCAGGAGGAGTACGATATGGAAGGGATAGAA TGGGAACCGGTGCCATATTTCAACAACAAGATCATATGTGACCTCGTGGAGGAGAAATACAGAGGAATCATCTCTCAATTG GACGAGGAATGTTTACGTCCGGGAGAAGCCACAGATCTCACCTtcctggagaagatggaggagaagatgggcgGCCATCCGCATTTCGTCAC ACATAAACTTGCAGACCAAAAGACGAGGAAGACACTGGATCGGGGAGACTTCCGCCTCCTGCACTACGCAGGGGAAGTTACCTACTGTGTTGTTG GATTCTTGGACAAAAACAATGATCTCTTGTATCGTAATGGGAAAGAG GTCATGAGACAATCCAAGAACGCCATCATCAAGCTCTGTTTTCCTTCTACTGAGCCGGACACTAAGAGGAGACCTGAGACT GTGGTGACTCAGTTTAAAAGCAGCCTCGTGGGCTTGACAGAGATCCTCATGTCCAAAGAGCCGTGGTACGTCCGCTGCATTAAGCCCAATGAAGCCAAGCAGCCAG GACGCTTTGATGACGTGTTGGTGCGGCATCAGGTGAAGTACCTGGGGCTGATGGAGCACCTGAGGGTCAGGCGCGCCGGGTTTGCTTACCGCCGCAAATATGAGATCTTCCTCCAGAG GTATAAACCTCTGTGTCCTGAAACCTGGCCCAACTGGAAAGGGACGGCAGCAGAGGGGGTGCGGTGCCTCGTCAAACACTTGGGCTACAAATCCAATGAGTACAAGATGGGCAG GACAAAAATCTTCATCCGCCATCCCAGAACTCTGTTTGCAACAGAAGACGCCTTTCAGGTCTGCAAACATAAGCTAG cGACAAGGATTCAGGCCAAGTACAAAGGCTACAGGGTGAAAGGAGACTACATGAAACAGAGAGACGCTG CGACTAAGATTGAGAACTGCTGGAGAGGTATCTTGGCCAGAAAGGAGCGAGAAAAGAGATCATGGGCTGTCAAGGTCATCAAGAA GTTCATCAAAGGTTTCATGACCAGGAATCAGCCGGCCTGCGTTGACAACAGCGAGTACCTGGCGTACGTGAGGCAGAACTACCTCACCAGGCTGAAAGAGAACCTTCCCAGAACCGTCCTGGAGAAAGACGCTTGGCTCACGCCTCCGCCTGTGATGCAGGAG GCATCCAAGCTCTTGAAGCAGCTCTACATCCGCCACATGGTGAAGAAGTATGTTGGAGGAATTACTCCACAGAGGAGAGCACAG CTTCTGTTAAAGTCACAGACGAGCTCCATGtttaaaggaaagaaagaaaactactCATTCAGTGTCTGCAGACCCTTCCTGGACACCAGGATCA GCACAGGCGACATACACATCAAAGTGCTCCAGATGATACGACAGGAGCAAGTCAAG TACAGCGTGCCGGTCGTGAAGTACGACAGGAACGGCTTCAGGCCTCGTGACCGGCAGCTCATCTTCACCCTGGAAGCCGCCTACCTGGTGGAAGAGGCCAGGATCAAGCAGCGGATCGATTACAGCTCTCTGATAG GCGTATCTGTGAGCAACCTGAGCGACAACTTCCTGATCCTTCATGTTAAAAGTGATGACATCAAGAAAAAG GGGGATCTGGTGCTGCAGtgtgacttcctgtttgaggccTTGATCAAGCTGAGTGTTATAGCCAACAAGCAGAACTGCATCAAAGTGGTGCAGGGCAG TGTGCGATTCGACATCCAGCCGGGCAGAGAGGGCTTTGTGGACTTTAAGAGTGGTCAGGAGTTCATTGTCTACAGGGCAAAGAATGGCCACTTGATGGTGGTGAGTACAGACGCTGTTAAGTCATCATCAAAGCCGCCGACAAGTGACCAAGCTCTTTATGTTTTTTAG
- the myo1hb gene encoding unconventional myosin-Ih isoform X3 yields the protein MEASLTARDRVGIQDFVLLDPYTSETAFLENLKKRFHENLIYTYIGTLLVTVNPYKELDIYSKKQMDTYMGVNFFELPPHIYALADNVFRTMLSEFNNHFILISGESGAGKTEASKKILQYYAVSCPSTRLLNNVRDRLLLSNPVLEAFGNAKTLKNDNSSRFGKYMDIQFDHQGGAVGGHILSYLLEKSRVVHQNHGERNFHIFYQLVDGGEDDLLLWLGLERNCQHYSYLVQGDCAKVSSINDKSDWRTVRKALSVIEFSENDIEHLFGIIASVLHLGNIRFEADGRGYASLNTNQEMHWVSKLLGIPAQVLQQGLTHRKIEAKMEEVLTPFSVDHAVYARDALAKAIYGRTFNWLVNKVNESLANKDSSRKTVIGLLDIYGFEVFNVNSFEQFCINYCNEKLQQLFIQLTLKSEQEEYDMEGIEWEPVPYFNNKIICDLVEEKYRGIISQLDEECLRPGEATDLTFLEKMEEKMGGHPHFVTHKLADQKTRKTLDRGDFRLLHYAGEVTYCVVGFLDKNNDLLYRNGKEVMRQSKNAIIKLCFPSTEPDTKRRPETVVTQFKSSLVGLTEILMSKEPWYVRCIKPNEAKQPGRFDDVLVRHQVKYLGLMEHLRVRRAGFAYRRKYEIFLQRYKPLCPETWPNWKGTAAEGVRCLVKHLGYKSNEYKMGRTKIFIRHPRTLFATEDAFQVCKHKLATRIQAKYKGYRVKGDYMKQRDAATKIENCWRGILARKEREKRSWAVKVIKKFIKGFMTRNQPACVDNSEYLAYVRQNYLTRLKENLPRTVLEKDAWLTPPPVMQEASKLLKQLYIRHMVKKYVGGITPQRRAQLLLKSQTSSMFKGKKENYSFSVCRPFLDTRISTGDIHIKVLQMIRQEQVKYSVPVVKYDRNGFRPRDRQLIFTLEAAYLVEEARIKQRIDYSSLIGVSVSNLSDNFLILHVKSDDIKKKGDLVLQCDFLFEALIKLSVIANKQNCIKVVQGSVRFDIQPGREGFVDFKSGQEFIVYRAKNGHLMVVSTDAVKSSSKPPTSDQALYVF from the exons ATGGAGGCCTCCCTGACGGCCCGGGATCGCGTGGGCATCCAGGATTTTGTTCTCTTGGACCCCTACACGAGCGAGACAGCCTTCCTGGAAAACCTGAAGAAGCGCTTTCATGAAAATCTCATTTAC ACTTACATTGGGACGCTGCTGGTGACGGTCAATCCATATAAAGAGTTAGACATCTACAGCAAGAAGCAAATGGACACCTACATGGGAGTCAACTTCTTTGAGCTGCCACCTCACAT TTATGCTCTGGCAGACAACGTCTTCCGCACCATGCTGTCTGAGTTCAACAACCACTTCATCCTGATCTCAGGGGAGAGCGGGGCTGGAAAGACCGAGGCCTCCAAGAAAATCCTGCAGTACTACGCTGTGAGCTGCCCGAGCACCAGACTCCTGAACAATGTTCGAGACAGACTCCTTCTCTCTAATCCAGTGCTGGAG GCTTTCGGAAATGCCAAAACCTTGAAGAATGACAACTCAAGCCGCTTTGGGAAATACATGGATATCCAGTTTGACCACCAG GGTGGTGCGGTCGGTGGCCACATCCTCAGTTACCTGTTGGAGAAATCCCGAGTGGTCCACCAGAACCACGGAGAGAGAAACTTCCACATCTTCTACCAGCTGGTGGACGGAGGAGAGGACGACCTGCTCCTCTGGCTCGGCCTGGAGAGAAACTGCCAGCACTACAGTTATCTGGTGCAG GGAGATTGTGCCAAAGTTAGCTCCATCAATGATAAGAGTGACTGGAGGACAGTGCGGAAAGCTCTCTCTGTCATAGAGTTCAGTGAGAATGATATTGAG CACCTGTTTGGAATCATTGCCAGCGTGCTCCACCTCGGTAACATCCGGTTTGAAGCAGACGGGCGAGGCTACGCCTCTCTCAACACCAACCAGGAGATGCACTGGGTGTCAAAG CTGCTGGGGATTCCTGCTCAGGTGCTACAACAGGGCTTAACCCACAGGAAGATTGAAGCCAAAATGGAGGAG GTGCTCACTCCCTTCTCTGTGGACCACGCAGTGTATGCCAGGGATGCCCTTGCCAAAGCCATCTATGGCCGCACTTTCAACTGGCTGGTCAACAAGGTCAATGAATCTTTAGCCAACAAG GATTCCTCCAGAAAGACAGTGATCGGTCTGCTGGACATCTACGGGTTTGAGGTTTTCAATGTGAACAG CTTTGAGCAGTTTTGCATCAACTACTGCaacgagaagctgcagcagcttttcATCCAGCTGACCCTCAAATCAGAGCAGGAGGAGTACGATATGGAAGGGATAGAA TGGGAACCGGTGCCATATTTCAACAACAAGATCATATGTGACCTCGTGGAGGAGAAATACAGAGGAATCATCTCTCAATTG GACGAGGAATGTTTACGTCCGGGAGAAGCCACAGATCTCACCTtcctggagaagatggaggagaagatgggcgGCCATCCGCATTTCGTCAC ACATAAACTTGCAGACCAAAAGACGAGGAAGACACTGGATCGGGGAGACTTCCGCCTCCTGCACTACGCAGGGGAAGTTACCTACTGTGTTGTTG GATTCTTGGACAAAAACAATGATCTCTTGTATCGTAATGGGAAAGAG GTCATGAGACAATCCAAGAACGCCATCATCAAGCTCTGTTTTCCTTCTACTGAGCCGGACACTAAGAGGAGACCTGAGACT GTGGTGACTCAGTTTAAAAGCAGCCTCGTGGGCTTGACAGAGATCCTCATGTCCAAAGAGCCGTGGTACGTCCGCTGCATTAAGCCCAATGAAGCCAAGCAGCCAG GACGCTTTGATGACGTGTTGGTGCGGCATCAGGTGAAGTACCTGGGGCTGATGGAGCACCTGAGGGTCAGGCGCGCCGGGTTTGCTTACCGCCGCAAATATGAGATCTTCCTCCAGAG GTATAAACCTCTGTGTCCTGAAACCTGGCCCAACTGGAAAGGGACGGCAGCAGAGGGGGTGCGGTGCCTCGTCAAACACTTGGGCTACAAATCCAATGAGTACAAGATGGGCAG GACAAAAATCTTCATCCGCCATCCCAGAACTCTGTTTGCAACAGAAGACGCCTTTCAGGTCTGCAAACATAAGCTAG cGACAAGGATTCAGGCCAAGTACAAAGGCTACAGGGTGAAAGGAGACTACATGAAACAGAGAGACGCTG CGACTAAGATTGAGAACTGCTGGAGAGGTATCTTGGCCAGAAAGGAGCGAGAAAAGAGATCATGGGCTGTCAAGGTCATCAAGAA GTTCATCAAAGGTTTCATGACCAGGAATCAGCCGGCCTGCGTTGACAACAGCGAGTACCTGGCGTACGTGAGGCAGAACTACCTCACCAGGCTGAAAGAGAACCTTCCCAGAACCGTCCTGGAGAAAGACGCTTGGCTCACGCCTCCGCCTGTGATGCAGGAG GCATCCAAGCTCTTGAAGCAGCTCTACATCCGCCACATGGTGAAGAAGTATGTTGGAGGAATTACTCCACAGAGGAGAGCACAG CTTCTGTTAAAGTCACAGACGAGCTCCATGtttaaaggaaagaaagaaaactactCATTCAGTGTCTGCAGACCCTTCCTGGACACCAGGATCA GCACAGGCGACATACACATCAAAGTGCTCCAGATGATACGACAGGAGCAAGTCAAG TACAGCGTGCCGGTCGTGAAGTACGACAGGAACGGCTTCAGGCCTCGTGACCGGCAGCTCATCTTCACCCTGGAAGCCGCCTACCTGGTGGAAGAGGCCAGGATCAAGCAGCGGATCGATTACAGCTCTCTGATAG GCGTATCTGTGAGCAACCTGAGCGACAACTTCCTGATCCTTCATGTTAAAAGTGATGACATCAAGAAAAAG GGGGATCTGGTGCTGCAGtgtgacttcctgtttgaggccTTGATCAAGCTGAGTGTTATAGCCAACAAGCAGAACTGCATCAAAGTGGTGCAGGGCAG TGTGCGATTCGACATCCAGCCGGGCAGAGAGGGCTTTGTGGACTTTAAGAGTGGTCAGGAGTTCATTGTCTACAGGGCAAAGAATGGCCACTTGATGGTGGTGAGTACAGACGCTGTTAAGTCATCATCAAAGCCGCCGACAAGTGACCAAGCTCTTTATGTTTTTTAG
- the LOC128425023 gene encoding synaptic vesicle 2-related protein — protein sequence MRRLHLHSVHSTPVFLCVAADTDSEMDSFARPAQISYRRWRNPELRCEVDFVAEGDESQGTENEICTVTSASRESAPSCASDPHTEETFTVEDALDAVGFGPFQWKLALLTGLSWIGDAMEMMILSILGPQLHCEWRLPSYKMALLTSVVFVGMGISSPLWGNLSDKYGRKIGLVLCMCFTLYYGLLSAFAPMYGWLLVLRGLVGFGIGGAPQAVTLYSEFLPAKKRGTCIMLIAIFWSVGAVFEVLLALMIMPTLGWRWLLGLSTLPMALFIIFCYWLPESPRFDVSMGRCHKALVTLKSIAKQNGKALPRGKMVAYKQNNHGRIKDLFAPQYWKTTLLLWFIWFSNAFAYYGIVLLTTEMFQAGDSCGATQGAKIEPSCSLECKYLTSEDYKDLLWTTLAEFPGLVLALLAVEFIGRKKSMALCFFMFSLSILPLYACIGRTALTIFIFLARAFISGGYQIVFVYTPEVFPTEIRALAMGASSSMSKLGALITPFVAQMMLRTSVYLTLSVYCGCCVLAGIASLILPIETRGRGLQESSVDQEAGGQAGNTRSQEPRS from the exons ATGAGGCGACTCCACCTGCACAGTGTACACAGCACCccggtgtttctgtgtgtcgcTGCAGACACCGACTCTGAAATGGACTCTTTCGCTCGACCTGCTCAGATCAGCTACAGGCGCTGGAGGAATCCTGAACTGAG GTGTGAGGTGGACTTCGTGGCCGAAGGTGATGAGTCCCAGGGAACAGAGAACGAGATCTGCACAGTGACCTCAGCCTCCAGAGAGTCTGCTCCCAGCTGTGCGTCTGATCCTCACACTGAAG AAACCTTCACAGTTGAAGATGCCCTGGATGCCGTCGGTTTTGGGCCGTTCCAGTGGAAATTGGCGCTCCTCACTGGTCTCTCGTGG ATAGGAGACGCCATGGAGATGATGATCCTCAGCATCTTGGGACCACAGCTGCATTGTGAGTGGAGGCTGCCGAGCTATAAGATGGCCCTGCTCACATCG gTGGTGTTTGTCGGGATGGGGATCAGTTCACCTCTCTGGGGGAATTTGTCCGACAAGTACGGCAGGAAAATT GGTCTGGTGCTTTGTATGTGCTTCACTCTGTACTACGGCCTGCTGAGCGCCTTCGCTCCGATGTACGGCTGGCTCTTGGTCTTGCGGGGCCTCGTAGGATTTGGCATCGGTGGAGCTCCTCAGGC GGTGACGCTCTACTCAGAATTCCTCCCAGCGAAGAAGAGAGGCACCTGCATCATGTTGATTGCG ATTTTCTGGTCAGTCGGGGCTGTGTTCGAGGTCCTCCTGGCCCTGATGATCATGCCCACCCTCGGGTGGAGGTGGCTGCTCGGCCTCTCCACGTTACCAATGGCACTCTTCATTATTTTTTGCTAC TGGCTGCCGGAGAGTCCTCGTTTTGACGTTTCCATGGGAAGATGTCATAAAGCCCTGGTGACATTAAAGTCCATCGCCAAACAGAACGGCAAGGCCCTGCCTCGGGGGAAGATGGTTGCTTATAAACAG aataaccATGGACGGATCAAAGATCTCTTCGCTCCTCAGTACTGGAAGACgactcttcttctgtggttcaTATG GTTTTCAAACGCCTTCGCCTACTACGGCATAGTCCTGTTGACAACTGAGATGTTCCAGGCCGGAGATTCATGTGGAG CAACGCAAGGGGCCAAGATCGAGCCCAGCTGTAGTCTGGAATGCAAATATTTGACATCGGAAGATTACAAAGACCTTTTATGGACGACGTTGGCTGAATTCCCAG GTCTTGTGCTCGCCCTCCTGGCAGTTGAGTTTAttggcaggaagaagagcatGGCTCTGTGTTTCTTCATGTTTTCCTTGTCCATTCTGCCTTTATACGCTTGTATCGGGAG GACGGCTCTGACAATCTTCATCTTCCTCGCCAGAGCCTTCATCTCTGGAGGATAccaaattgtttttgtttacacacCAGAA GTGTTTCCTACAGAAATCCGAGCCTTAGCCATGGGGGCTTCCAGTTCGATGTCCAAGCTGGGTGCTCTCATCACCCCCTTCGTGGCACAG aTGATGCTCAGAACATCAGTGTATTTGACGCTGTCCGTGTACTGTGGCTGCTGTGTGCTGGCTGGCATTGCGTCTTTGATCCTGCCCATTGAAACGCGAGGCCGAGGTCTGCAGGAGTCCAGTGTTGACCAGGAGGCCGGAGGACA